One window from the genome of Grus americana isolate bGruAme1 chromosome 2, bGruAme1.mat, whole genome shotgun sequence encodes:
- the ZNF438 gene encoding zinc finger protein 438 isoform X1, with protein MQNPLTFSAGGVFLHANPSEKHCVQQSMLGQQKQETCAGKTVSTDKHKSPSDIIRSFQKKSQFRTIAPKMVPKILTSGVVSCLQSSLPEQNTPISAAGSKPLVVPTQNYAVMQVAGHEGTFSLVALPYVAPALTQQIQQSNVAPSENLKLPIPRYQSVRNKFLSDKKMAQISGLGAHNRIPTKASISSQTSPMTTLTEDCPETHSSSDSAERVMLTDRDSAEITVATLVNKGNCVESGSPLVNKTEIANGNVSRSSVDKDSSSKPASTINPMKLNLRSVKTASETTGESFITFEKLKEKPTNSANSVAVLSPAVFGSTIQMTPSAPKGKLPILPYSRMKNPAFCKSKQNTNVTNVSGPSLRSECEKIPALAKTFHVTTKASDKRLAVSFTQVPKQTIREKVDVESLKKLNSAASKRRGRKRRAPDDLLAFQTKRRKCIINKFREGRERAKVDLQPPENKKAEAVKKYRSIRPKPVVVVQAFTPLTSAAVAETPSSDHLDQDIFLNSSLPNKYLSYKHSDATSAKSSDLSRNACLTVPKPLHKCHICNHIFQFKHHLQDHMNTHTNKRPYSCRICRKAYIHSGSLSTHMKLHHNEGKPKKLVCCEFCAKVFGHAKVYFGHLREVHRVVISTEPSTSEQQLQDALKKRDTNIKEGEEATERGNKCNFEDLFHNPGEVKLQIKCGRCQFIAQSFGEMKFHLLCCHGEEIQGRVKEGVLQGSRGAKGELIKHATQFWKQRNERRHLAKCSAHEEEFYTFPKLKRQVYFHHQSNVDMLSKSELTQSGSGEAAKEMQNVGFGTPSKKIEIWSNAGYNCILCKQLFGRKEDLCNHWQSHHNCEDPSILWTIFSLLSKQGIIELSNNGEY; from the exons ATGCAGAATCCTTTAACTTTTTCTGCAG GTGGTGTTTTTTTGCATGCTAATCCTTCAGAGAAACATTGTGTCCAACAAAGTATGCTGGGTCAGCAAAAACAAGAAACTTGTGCTGGAAAGACAGTATCCACAG ATAAACACAAATCCCCTTCGGATATAATACgaagttttcagaagaaaagtcagTTTAGGACCATTGCTCCAAAAATGGTACCAAAAATTTTAACATCTGGAGTGGTTTCTTGTCTTCAGTCATCTTTGCCTGAGCAAAATACACCAATTTCAGCTGCAGGTTCTAAACCGCTGGTGGTACCAACTCAAAACTATGCGGTCATGCAGGTGGCTGGTCACGAGGGGACTTTTTCTCTGGTGGCCTTGCCGTATGTTGCCCCTGCCCTAACACAGCAAATCCAGCAGTCAAATGTGGCCCCTTCTGAAAACCTAAAGCTGCCTATCCCTAGGTACCAGTctgtaagaaataaatttctgagTGACAAAAAAATGGCACAAATCTCTGGTTTGGGTGCACATAACAGGATTCCTACCAAAGCATCGATCTCATCACAGACTTCCCCCATGACTACTTTAACTGAAGACTGCCCTGAAACTCATTCTAGTTCAGATTCAGCTGAGCGAGTGATGCTAACAGACCGTGACTCAGCTGAAATTACAGTTGCCACATTAGTAAATAAAGGCAATTGTGTGGAATCTGGATCACCTTTAGtgaacaaaactgaaattgCTAACGGTAATGTTTCTAGATCATCTGTAGATAAAGACTCTTCATCCAAGCCAGCAAGTACAATTAATCCCATGAAGCTAAATCTACGCTCTGTGAAGACAGCATCGGAAACCACAGGAGAATCGTTCATAACATTTGAGAAACTAAAGGAAAAACCTACAAATTCTGCAAATTCTGTTGCGGTCCTGTCACCAGCAGTTTTTGGCAGTACAATACAGATGACTCCATCAGCACCAAAAGGAAAACTTCCTATTTTGCCTTACTCAAGGATGAAAAATCCGGCGTTCTGTAAATCTAAGCAGAACACTAATGTTACGAATGTGTCTGGTCCTTCACTAAGATCTGAATGTGAAAAGATACCAGCTTTGGCAAAAACCTTTCATGTTACTACTAAAGCATCCGATAAGCGATTAGCTGTATCATTTACACAAGTCCCCAAACAAACCATTCGAGAAAAAGTGGATGTTGAGAGTCTTAAAAAATTGAACAGTGCAGCCTCtaaaagaagaggcagaaaaaggagagCCCCAGATGATTTATTGGCTTTTCAGACCAAGCGAAGGAAATGCATCATTAATAAGtttagagaaggaagagaaagggcgAAAGTTGATCTTCAGCcacctgaaaacaaaaaagcagaggcAGTGAAAAAATACCGTAGTATTAGACCAAAACCAGTGGTAGTTGTGCAGGCTTTTACACCACTGACCTCTGCAGCCGTCGCCGAGACGCCATCTTCTGACCATTTAGaccaagatatttttttaaatagttcacttcccaataaatatttaagttacaAGCATAGTGATGCTACATCAGCTAAATCAAGTGATTTAAGTAGAAATGCGTGTTTAACCGTACCTAAGCCATTGCATAAATGTCACATTTGTAACCATATCTTCCAATTTAAACACCATCTTCAGGACCATATGAACACACATACAAACAAACGGCCTTACAGCTGTCGAATTTGCCGGAAAGCGTATATTCACTCTGGAAGCCTGAGCACGCATATGAAACTTCATCACAATGAAGGCAAACCCAAAAAACTTGTATGTTGTGAGTTCTGTGCTAAAGTTTTTGGCCATGCAAAAGTGTATTTTGGTCACCTAAGAGAAGTACACAGGGTAGTTATCAGCACAGAGCCCTCTACTAGTGAGCAACAGCTGCAAGATGCTTTAAAGAAGAGGGACACGAATAtaaaagaaggagaagaagcaACGGAGAG gGGAAATAAGTGCAATTTTGAGGACCTATTCCATAACCCAGGAGAAGTGAAATTACAGATCAAATGTGGTCGATGCCAATTTATTGCACAGTCTTTTGGTGAAATGAAGTTTCACTTACTGTGCTGTCATGGAGAAGAGATCCAGGGAAGAGTAAAGGAAGGGGTTTTGCAAGGAAGTAGAGGAGCTAAGGGAGAACTGATCAAACATGCAACCCAATTCTGGAAACAGCGCAATGAGAGAAGACATTTAGCAAAATGCAGTGCCCATGAGGAGGAGTTTTATActtttccaaaactgaaaagaCAGGTATATTTTCACCATCAAAGTAATGTCGATATGTTATCTAAAAGTGAACTGACTCAGTCAGGAAGTGGTGAAGCAGCCAAGGAGATGCAAAATGTAGGTTTTGGTACACCAagcaaaaaaattgaaatttggTCTAACGCGGGCTATAACTGCATTTTATGCAAACAGTTATTTGGAAGAAAGGAGGATCTTTGTAATCATTGGCAGAGTCATCATAACTGTGAAGACCCTTCCATTTTATGGACAATTTTTAGTTTGCTATCAAAACAAGGAATTATTGAACTTTCTAATAATGGTGAATATTGA
- the ZNF438 gene encoding zinc finger protein 438 isoform X2: MLGQQKQETCAGKTVSTDKHKSPSDIIRSFQKKSQFRTIAPKMVPKILTSGVVSCLQSSLPEQNTPISAAGSKPLVVPTQNYAVMQVAGHEGTFSLVALPYVAPALTQQIQQSNVAPSENLKLPIPRYQSVRNKFLSDKKMAQISGLGAHNRIPTKASISSQTSPMTTLTEDCPETHSSSDSAERVMLTDRDSAEITVATLVNKGNCVESGSPLVNKTEIANGNVSRSSVDKDSSSKPASTINPMKLNLRSVKTASETTGESFITFEKLKEKPTNSANSVAVLSPAVFGSTIQMTPSAPKGKLPILPYSRMKNPAFCKSKQNTNVTNVSGPSLRSECEKIPALAKTFHVTTKASDKRLAVSFTQVPKQTIREKVDVESLKKLNSAASKRRGRKRRAPDDLLAFQTKRRKCIINKFREGRERAKVDLQPPENKKAEAVKKYRSIRPKPVVVVQAFTPLTSAAVAETPSSDHLDQDIFLNSSLPNKYLSYKHSDATSAKSSDLSRNACLTVPKPLHKCHICNHIFQFKHHLQDHMNTHTNKRPYSCRICRKAYIHSGSLSTHMKLHHNEGKPKKLVCCEFCAKVFGHAKVYFGHLREVHRVVISTEPSTSEQQLQDALKKRDTNIKEGEEATERGNKCNFEDLFHNPGEVKLQIKCGRCQFIAQSFGEMKFHLLCCHGEEIQGRVKEGVLQGSRGAKGELIKHATQFWKQRNERRHLAKCSAHEEEFYTFPKLKRQVYFHHQSNVDMLSKSELTQSGSGEAAKEMQNVGFGTPSKKIEIWSNAGYNCILCKQLFGRKEDLCNHWQSHHNCEDPSILWTIFSLLSKQGIIELSNNGEY, from the exons ATGCTGGGTCAGCAAAAACAAGAAACTTGTGCTGGAAAGACAGTATCCACAG ATAAACACAAATCCCCTTCGGATATAATACgaagttttcagaagaaaagtcagTTTAGGACCATTGCTCCAAAAATGGTACCAAAAATTTTAACATCTGGAGTGGTTTCTTGTCTTCAGTCATCTTTGCCTGAGCAAAATACACCAATTTCAGCTGCAGGTTCTAAACCGCTGGTGGTACCAACTCAAAACTATGCGGTCATGCAGGTGGCTGGTCACGAGGGGACTTTTTCTCTGGTGGCCTTGCCGTATGTTGCCCCTGCCCTAACACAGCAAATCCAGCAGTCAAATGTGGCCCCTTCTGAAAACCTAAAGCTGCCTATCCCTAGGTACCAGTctgtaagaaataaatttctgagTGACAAAAAAATGGCACAAATCTCTGGTTTGGGTGCACATAACAGGATTCCTACCAAAGCATCGATCTCATCACAGACTTCCCCCATGACTACTTTAACTGAAGACTGCCCTGAAACTCATTCTAGTTCAGATTCAGCTGAGCGAGTGATGCTAACAGACCGTGACTCAGCTGAAATTACAGTTGCCACATTAGTAAATAAAGGCAATTGTGTGGAATCTGGATCACCTTTAGtgaacaaaactgaaattgCTAACGGTAATGTTTCTAGATCATCTGTAGATAAAGACTCTTCATCCAAGCCAGCAAGTACAATTAATCCCATGAAGCTAAATCTACGCTCTGTGAAGACAGCATCGGAAACCACAGGAGAATCGTTCATAACATTTGAGAAACTAAAGGAAAAACCTACAAATTCTGCAAATTCTGTTGCGGTCCTGTCACCAGCAGTTTTTGGCAGTACAATACAGATGACTCCATCAGCACCAAAAGGAAAACTTCCTATTTTGCCTTACTCAAGGATGAAAAATCCGGCGTTCTGTAAATCTAAGCAGAACACTAATGTTACGAATGTGTCTGGTCCTTCACTAAGATCTGAATGTGAAAAGATACCAGCTTTGGCAAAAACCTTTCATGTTACTACTAAAGCATCCGATAAGCGATTAGCTGTATCATTTACACAAGTCCCCAAACAAACCATTCGAGAAAAAGTGGATGTTGAGAGTCTTAAAAAATTGAACAGTGCAGCCTCtaaaagaagaggcagaaaaaggagagCCCCAGATGATTTATTGGCTTTTCAGACCAAGCGAAGGAAATGCATCATTAATAAGtttagagaaggaagagaaagggcgAAAGTTGATCTTCAGCcacctgaaaacaaaaaagcagaggcAGTGAAAAAATACCGTAGTATTAGACCAAAACCAGTGGTAGTTGTGCAGGCTTTTACACCACTGACCTCTGCAGCCGTCGCCGAGACGCCATCTTCTGACCATTTAGaccaagatatttttttaaatagttcacttcccaataaatatttaagttacaAGCATAGTGATGCTACATCAGCTAAATCAAGTGATTTAAGTAGAAATGCGTGTTTAACCGTACCTAAGCCATTGCATAAATGTCACATTTGTAACCATATCTTCCAATTTAAACACCATCTTCAGGACCATATGAACACACATACAAACAAACGGCCTTACAGCTGTCGAATTTGCCGGAAAGCGTATATTCACTCTGGAAGCCTGAGCACGCATATGAAACTTCATCACAATGAAGGCAAACCCAAAAAACTTGTATGTTGTGAGTTCTGTGCTAAAGTTTTTGGCCATGCAAAAGTGTATTTTGGTCACCTAAGAGAAGTACACAGGGTAGTTATCAGCACAGAGCCCTCTACTAGTGAGCAACAGCTGCAAGATGCTTTAAAGAAGAGGGACACGAATAtaaaagaaggagaagaagcaACGGAGAG gGGAAATAAGTGCAATTTTGAGGACCTATTCCATAACCCAGGAGAAGTGAAATTACAGATCAAATGTGGTCGATGCCAATTTATTGCACAGTCTTTTGGTGAAATGAAGTTTCACTTACTGTGCTGTCATGGAGAAGAGATCCAGGGAAGAGTAAAGGAAGGGGTTTTGCAAGGAAGTAGAGGAGCTAAGGGAGAACTGATCAAACATGCAACCCAATTCTGGAAACAGCGCAATGAGAGAAGACATTTAGCAAAATGCAGTGCCCATGAGGAGGAGTTTTATActtttccaaaactgaaaagaCAGGTATATTTTCACCATCAAAGTAATGTCGATATGTTATCTAAAAGTGAACTGACTCAGTCAGGAAGTGGTGAAGCAGCCAAGGAGATGCAAAATGTAGGTTTTGGTACACCAagcaaaaaaattgaaatttggTCTAACGCGGGCTATAACTGCATTTTATGCAAACAGTTATTTGGAAGAAAGGAGGATCTTTGTAATCATTGGCAGAGTCATCATAACTGTGAAGACCCTTCCATTTTATGGACAATTTTTAGTTTGCTATCAAAACAAGGAATTATTGAACTTTCTAATAATGGTGAATATTGA
- the ZNF438 gene encoding zinc finger protein 438 isoform X4 encodes MVPKILTSGVVSCLQSSLPEQNTPISAAGSKPLVVPTQNYAVMQVAGHEGTFSLVALPYVAPALTQQIQQSNVAPSENLKLPIPRYQSVRNKFLSDKKMAQISGLGAHNRIPTKASISSQTSPMTTLTEDCPETHSSSDSAERVMLTDRDSAEITVATLVNKGNCVESGSPLVNKTEIANGNVSRSSVDKDSSSKPASTINPMKLNLRSVKTASETTGESFITFEKLKEKPTNSANSVAVLSPAVFGSTIQMTPSAPKGKLPILPYSRMKNPAFCKSKQNTNVTNVSGPSLRSECEKIPALAKTFHVTTKASDKRLAVSFTQVPKQTIREKVDVESLKKLNSAASKRRGRKRRAPDDLLAFQTKRRKCIINKFREGRERAKVDLQPPENKKAEAVKKYRSIRPKPVVVVQAFTPLTSAAVAETPSSDHLDQDIFLNSSLPNKYLSYKHSDATSAKSSDLSRNACLTVPKPLHKCHICNHIFQFKHHLQDHMNTHTNKRPYSCRICRKAYIHSGSLSTHMKLHHNEGKPKKLVCCEFCAKVFGHAKVYFGHLREVHRVVISTEPSTSEQQLQDALKKRDTNIKEGEEATERGNKCNFEDLFHNPGEVKLQIKCGRCQFIAQSFGEMKFHLLCCHGEEIQGRVKEGVLQGSRGAKGELIKHATQFWKQRNERRHLAKCSAHEEEFYTFPKLKRQVYFHHQSNVDMLSKSELTQSGSGEAAKEMQNVGFGTPSKKIEIWSNAGYNCILCKQLFGRKEDLCNHWQSHHNCEDPSILWTIFSLLSKQGIIELSNNGEY; translated from the exons ATGGTACCAAAAATTTTAACATCTGGAGTGGTTTCTTGTCTTCAGTCATCTTTGCCTGAGCAAAATACACCAATTTCAGCTGCAGGTTCTAAACCGCTGGTGGTACCAACTCAAAACTATGCGGTCATGCAGGTGGCTGGTCACGAGGGGACTTTTTCTCTGGTGGCCTTGCCGTATGTTGCCCCTGCCCTAACACAGCAAATCCAGCAGTCAAATGTGGCCCCTTCTGAAAACCTAAAGCTGCCTATCCCTAGGTACCAGTctgtaagaaataaatttctgagTGACAAAAAAATGGCACAAATCTCTGGTTTGGGTGCACATAACAGGATTCCTACCAAAGCATCGATCTCATCACAGACTTCCCCCATGACTACTTTAACTGAAGACTGCCCTGAAACTCATTCTAGTTCAGATTCAGCTGAGCGAGTGATGCTAACAGACCGTGACTCAGCTGAAATTACAGTTGCCACATTAGTAAATAAAGGCAATTGTGTGGAATCTGGATCACCTTTAGtgaacaaaactgaaattgCTAACGGTAATGTTTCTAGATCATCTGTAGATAAAGACTCTTCATCCAAGCCAGCAAGTACAATTAATCCCATGAAGCTAAATCTACGCTCTGTGAAGACAGCATCGGAAACCACAGGAGAATCGTTCATAACATTTGAGAAACTAAAGGAAAAACCTACAAATTCTGCAAATTCTGTTGCGGTCCTGTCACCAGCAGTTTTTGGCAGTACAATACAGATGACTCCATCAGCACCAAAAGGAAAACTTCCTATTTTGCCTTACTCAAGGATGAAAAATCCGGCGTTCTGTAAATCTAAGCAGAACACTAATGTTACGAATGTGTCTGGTCCTTCACTAAGATCTGAATGTGAAAAGATACCAGCTTTGGCAAAAACCTTTCATGTTACTACTAAAGCATCCGATAAGCGATTAGCTGTATCATTTACACAAGTCCCCAAACAAACCATTCGAGAAAAAGTGGATGTTGAGAGTCTTAAAAAATTGAACAGTGCAGCCTCtaaaagaagaggcagaaaaaggagagCCCCAGATGATTTATTGGCTTTTCAGACCAAGCGAAGGAAATGCATCATTAATAAGtttagagaaggaagagaaagggcgAAAGTTGATCTTCAGCcacctgaaaacaaaaaagcagaggcAGTGAAAAAATACCGTAGTATTAGACCAAAACCAGTGGTAGTTGTGCAGGCTTTTACACCACTGACCTCTGCAGCCGTCGCCGAGACGCCATCTTCTGACCATTTAGaccaagatatttttttaaatagttcacttcccaataaatatttaagttacaAGCATAGTGATGCTACATCAGCTAAATCAAGTGATTTAAGTAGAAATGCGTGTTTAACCGTACCTAAGCCATTGCATAAATGTCACATTTGTAACCATATCTTCCAATTTAAACACCATCTTCAGGACCATATGAACACACATACAAACAAACGGCCTTACAGCTGTCGAATTTGCCGGAAAGCGTATATTCACTCTGGAAGCCTGAGCACGCATATGAAACTTCATCACAATGAAGGCAAACCCAAAAAACTTGTATGTTGTGAGTTCTGTGCTAAAGTTTTTGGCCATGCAAAAGTGTATTTTGGTCACCTAAGAGAAGTACACAGGGTAGTTATCAGCACAGAGCCCTCTACTAGTGAGCAACAGCTGCAAGATGCTTTAAAGAAGAGGGACACGAATAtaaaagaaggagaagaagcaACGGAGAG gGGAAATAAGTGCAATTTTGAGGACCTATTCCATAACCCAGGAGAAGTGAAATTACAGATCAAATGTGGTCGATGCCAATTTATTGCACAGTCTTTTGGTGAAATGAAGTTTCACTTACTGTGCTGTCATGGAGAAGAGATCCAGGGAAGAGTAAAGGAAGGGGTTTTGCAAGGAAGTAGAGGAGCTAAGGGAGAACTGATCAAACATGCAACCCAATTCTGGAAACAGCGCAATGAGAGAAGACATTTAGCAAAATGCAGTGCCCATGAGGAGGAGTTTTATActtttccaaaactgaaaagaCAGGTATATTTTCACCATCAAAGTAATGTCGATATGTTATCTAAAAGTGAACTGACTCAGTCAGGAAGTGGTGAAGCAGCCAAGGAGATGCAAAATGTAGGTTTTGGTACACCAagcaaaaaaattgaaatttggTCTAACGCGGGCTATAACTGCATTTTATGCAAACAGTTATTTGGAAGAAAGGAGGATCTTTGTAATCATTGGCAGAGTCATCATAACTGTGAAGACCCTTCCATTTTATGGACAATTTTTAGTTTGCTATCAAAACAAGGAATTATTGAACTTTCTAATAATGGTGAATATTGA
- the ZNF438 gene encoding zinc finger protein 438 isoform X3 encodes MQNPLTFSADKHKSPSDIIRSFQKKSQFRTIAPKMVPKILTSGVVSCLQSSLPEQNTPISAAGSKPLVVPTQNYAVMQVAGHEGTFSLVALPYVAPALTQQIQQSNVAPSENLKLPIPRYQSVRNKFLSDKKMAQISGLGAHNRIPTKASISSQTSPMTTLTEDCPETHSSSDSAERVMLTDRDSAEITVATLVNKGNCVESGSPLVNKTEIANGNVSRSSVDKDSSSKPASTINPMKLNLRSVKTASETTGESFITFEKLKEKPTNSANSVAVLSPAVFGSTIQMTPSAPKGKLPILPYSRMKNPAFCKSKQNTNVTNVSGPSLRSECEKIPALAKTFHVTTKASDKRLAVSFTQVPKQTIREKVDVESLKKLNSAASKRRGRKRRAPDDLLAFQTKRRKCIINKFREGRERAKVDLQPPENKKAEAVKKYRSIRPKPVVVVQAFTPLTSAAVAETPSSDHLDQDIFLNSSLPNKYLSYKHSDATSAKSSDLSRNACLTVPKPLHKCHICNHIFQFKHHLQDHMNTHTNKRPYSCRICRKAYIHSGSLSTHMKLHHNEGKPKKLVCCEFCAKVFGHAKVYFGHLREVHRVVISTEPSTSEQQLQDALKKRDTNIKEGEEATERGNKCNFEDLFHNPGEVKLQIKCGRCQFIAQSFGEMKFHLLCCHGEEIQGRVKEGVLQGSRGAKGELIKHATQFWKQRNERRHLAKCSAHEEEFYTFPKLKRQVYFHHQSNVDMLSKSELTQSGSGEAAKEMQNVGFGTPSKKIEIWSNAGYNCILCKQLFGRKEDLCNHWQSHHNCEDPSILWTIFSLLSKQGIIELSNNGEY; translated from the exons ATGCAGAATCCTTTAACTTTTTCTGCAG ATAAACACAAATCCCCTTCGGATATAATACgaagttttcagaagaaaagtcagTTTAGGACCATTGCTCCAAAAATGGTACCAAAAATTTTAACATCTGGAGTGGTTTCTTGTCTTCAGTCATCTTTGCCTGAGCAAAATACACCAATTTCAGCTGCAGGTTCTAAACCGCTGGTGGTACCAACTCAAAACTATGCGGTCATGCAGGTGGCTGGTCACGAGGGGACTTTTTCTCTGGTGGCCTTGCCGTATGTTGCCCCTGCCCTAACACAGCAAATCCAGCAGTCAAATGTGGCCCCTTCTGAAAACCTAAAGCTGCCTATCCCTAGGTACCAGTctgtaagaaataaatttctgagTGACAAAAAAATGGCACAAATCTCTGGTTTGGGTGCACATAACAGGATTCCTACCAAAGCATCGATCTCATCACAGACTTCCCCCATGACTACTTTAACTGAAGACTGCCCTGAAACTCATTCTAGTTCAGATTCAGCTGAGCGAGTGATGCTAACAGACCGTGACTCAGCTGAAATTACAGTTGCCACATTAGTAAATAAAGGCAATTGTGTGGAATCTGGATCACCTTTAGtgaacaaaactgaaattgCTAACGGTAATGTTTCTAGATCATCTGTAGATAAAGACTCTTCATCCAAGCCAGCAAGTACAATTAATCCCATGAAGCTAAATCTACGCTCTGTGAAGACAGCATCGGAAACCACAGGAGAATCGTTCATAACATTTGAGAAACTAAAGGAAAAACCTACAAATTCTGCAAATTCTGTTGCGGTCCTGTCACCAGCAGTTTTTGGCAGTACAATACAGATGACTCCATCAGCACCAAAAGGAAAACTTCCTATTTTGCCTTACTCAAGGATGAAAAATCCGGCGTTCTGTAAATCTAAGCAGAACACTAATGTTACGAATGTGTCTGGTCCTTCACTAAGATCTGAATGTGAAAAGATACCAGCTTTGGCAAAAACCTTTCATGTTACTACTAAAGCATCCGATAAGCGATTAGCTGTATCATTTACACAAGTCCCCAAACAAACCATTCGAGAAAAAGTGGATGTTGAGAGTCTTAAAAAATTGAACAGTGCAGCCTCtaaaagaagaggcagaaaaaggagagCCCCAGATGATTTATTGGCTTTTCAGACCAAGCGAAGGAAATGCATCATTAATAAGtttagagaaggaagagaaagggcgAAAGTTGATCTTCAGCcacctgaaaacaaaaaagcagaggcAGTGAAAAAATACCGTAGTATTAGACCAAAACCAGTGGTAGTTGTGCAGGCTTTTACACCACTGACCTCTGCAGCCGTCGCCGAGACGCCATCTTCTGACCATTTAGaccaagatatttttttaaatagttcacttcccaataaatatttaagttacaAGCATAGTGATGCTACATCAGCTAAATCAAGTGATTTAAGTAGAAATGCGTGTTTAACCGTACCTAAGCCATTGCATAAATGTCACATTTGTAACCATATCTTCCAATTTAAACACCATCTTCAGGACCATATGAACACACATACAAACAAACGGCCTTACAGCTGTCGAATTTGCCGGAAAGCGTATATTCACTCTGGAAGCCTGAGCACGCATATGAAACTTCATCACAATGAAGGCAAACCCAAAAAACTTGTATGTTGTGAGTTCTGTGCTAAAGTTTTTGGCCATGCAAAAGTGTATTTTGGTCACCTAAGAGAAGTACACAGGGTAGTTATCAGCACAGAGCCCTCTACTAGTGAGCAACAGCTGCAAGATGCTTTAAAGAAGAGGGACACGAATAtaaaagaaggagaagaagcaACGGAGAG gGGAAATAAGTGCAATTTTGAGGACCTATTCCATAACCCAGGAGAAGTGAAATTACAGATCAAATGTGGTCGATGCCAATTTATTGCACAGTCTTTTGGTGAAATGAAGTTTCACTTACTGTGCTGTCATGGAGAAGAGATCCAGGGAAGAGTAAAGGAAGGGGTTTTGCAAGGAAGTAGAGGAGCTAAGGGAGAACTGATCAAACATGCAACCCAATTCTGGAAACAGCGCAATGAGAGAAGACATTTAGCAAAATGCAGTGCCCATGAGGAGGAGTTTTATActtttccaaaactgaaaagaCAGGTATATTTTCACCATCAAAGTAATGTCGATATGTTATCTAAAAGTGAACTGACTCAGTCAGGAAGTGGTGAAGCAGCCAAGGAGATGCAAAATGTAGGTTTTGGTACACCAagcaaaaaaattgaaatttggTCTAACGCGGGCTATAACTGCATTTTATGCAAACAGTTATTTGGAAGAAAGGAGGATCTTTGTAATCATTGGCAGAGTCATCATAACTGTGAAGACCCTTCCATTTTATGGACAATTTTTAGTTTGCTATCAAAACAAGGAATTATTGAACTTTCTAATAATGGTGAATATTGA